Proteins from a single region of Sesamum indicum cultivar Zhongzhi No. 13 linkage group LG5, S_indicum_v1.0, whole genome shotgun sequence:
- the LOC105162663 gene encoding anthocyanidin 3-O-glucoside 6''-O-acyltransferase-like — translation MKRTITNDLISSEIDCHLTASSSMTSLLESCQISPAPGGAAELSLPMTFIDIFWLHFHPIRRLLFYEFPCSKSYFLETLVPKLKESLSQTLKHYLPLAGNLVYPSNTERKPIIRYVAGESVSVSIAESANDFDNLVGNHARDADQFYDFMPQLQLITDESGDKLLRLLAVQVTLFPDRGICIGLTNHHSAGDANSIVGFIRSWATISKHGGDEELLITQGESLPLFDRSLMKVPPGLDTIFWNHAKEIPLQPPSFPLPTNRVRATYVLNQSAIKKLKDAVLSRNRGSVHTSSFVVMAAHIWTCLVRSLTAGEEERAAAAAAPADELETFLFAVDTRARSNPPLPGNYFGNCLSYGLVRIRHQDMVGNEGFFLAAEAIADVIKNRVNDVEKTYADAENWFTEVGSVVQSRILAVSGSARVDLYSTDFGWGKVRKLETLSIDGENYSMSLCKAGASEGGLEVGLSLPKVIMAAFAAAFADGIKGS, via the coding sequence ATGAAACGTACGATAACCAACGACCTTATATCCTCTGAAATAGACTGCCATCTTACGGCTTCAAGCTCCATGACCAGCCTCCTCGAAAGCTGCCAAATTTCACCGGCGCCCGGCGGGGCGGCCGAGCTTTCCTTGCCGATGACTTTCATCGACATCTTTTGGTTGCATTTTCATCCTATTCGCCGCCTTCTCTTCTACGAGTTCCCTTGTTCTAAGTCTTATTTCTTGGAGACCCTCGTTCCAAAACTCAAAGAATCGCTTTCCCAAACACTCAAACACTACCTTCCCCTTGCAGGCAATTTAGTCTACCCTTCAAACACCGAGAGGAAACCCATAATCCGTTATGTGGCGGGTGAGTCTGTTTCTGTATCGATCGCCGAGTCTGCTAATGATTTTGACAATCTTGTAGGAAATCATGCTCGAGATGCTGATCAATTCTACGATTTCATGCCTCAGCTGCAGCTGATAACTGATGAATCTGGTGACAAACTGTTACGATTGCTAGCCGTCCAGGTAACACTGTTTCCTGACCGTGGCATATGTATTGGCCTCACCAACCATCACTCCGCTGGCGATGCCAATTCGATTGTGGGGTTTATAAGGTCTTGGGCTACAATAAGTAAACATGGAGGTGATGAGGAGCTCTTGATCACACAAGGTGAATCTTTGCCGCTCTTTGATAGATCCCTGATGAAAGTCCCCCCTGGATTGGACACTATTTTCTGGAACCATGCCAAAGAAATTCCTTTGCAGCCCCCATCTTTCCCCTTACCGACCAATAGGGTCCGCGCTACATATGTTCTAAACCAATCTGCAATCAAGAAACTGAAGGATGCCGTTCTGTCAAGAAATCGAGGTTCAGTTCACACATCATCTTTTGTGGTCATGGCTGCTCATATCTGGACGTGTTTGGTAAGATCACTTACAGCTGGTGAGGAAGAGagagctgctgctgctgctgctcctGCTGATGAGCTTGAAACCTTCCTGTTTGCAGTGGATACCCGGGCACGTTCGAATCCACCTTTACCTGGAAATTACTTTGGAAACTGCTTATCATATGGGCTGGTAAGAATTCGGCATCAGGATATGGTAGGGAATGAAGGGTTCTTTCTGGCGGCTGAGGCTATAGCAGATGTGATTAAAAACAGGGTAAACGATGTGGAGAAAACCTATGCAGATGCTGAGAATTGGTTTACGGAAGTCGGTTCAGTAGTACAGAGCCGCATTTTAGCAGTGTCTGGATCCGCCAGAGTTGATCTTTACAGCACGGATTTTGGATGGGGCAAGGTGAGAAAGCTGGAAACACTGTCGATCGATGGAGAGAATTATTCAATGTCGTTGTGTAAGGCGGGAGCCTCCGAGGGAGGATTAGAGGTTGGTTTGTCTTTGCCAAAGGTGATTATGGCTGCTTTTGCTGCTGCTTTTGCTGATGGAATAAAGGGTTCATAA